The stretch of DNA TTGAATGGGATCCATCATTAGCATCAATGGAAGAGTGAGTGCCACTTCTCCGCTCAGCATCAGGAGTTCCTTGGACGACATCAGCAAATCTATTTTCTGCTTCAGTTATTGTAATGGAGGAACCAAGTTTTTTTGTATCAACTGGAGGTTCTGATGTATCTTCCTCATTAGATTCCTTGACCTGACTTATCAGATCAGCCTCTCCATTTGACATATCAATGACTTCTCCAGGAACATTTGACTACTCTCCAtcttgatcattcttatcatgtgagTCTTTCCCACATAAGTggtgtgattcatcaaagattacATATATGCTTTCTTCAACACattgagtccttttgttgtaGACCTTGTACGATTTTCTTTGTGAAGAATACCcaagaaagattccttcatcacttttggcatcaaatttttCTAGTGCTTCCTTACCATTATTGAGAACGAAACATTTGCAACTAAACGTTCTCAGGTGAGTCATCTTGGATTTTCTCCCGTACATCAATTCATATGGGGTCTTGTTTAAGAGGGACCTAATCATGCACCTGTTTATCAAATAGCAAGCAGTGTTGACCGCCTCTGCCCAAAAGCATTTTGGTACACCACTGTCAATTAGCACCGTCCTTGCCATGTCTTCGagagtcctatttttcctctccaTAATATAATTTTGTTGGGGTGTTCTGGGAGCTGAAATATTATGACTTATACCATTTTCAGCATAGAATTCTTTGAACTAGGCATTGTCGAACTCTGTGCCATGATCAGATCTTATGCTTACAACATTATGGTTCATCTTCACTTGAATCTGCTTCACAAAGGCAGCAAAGACTCGaaaagtttcatccttggttctgaggaaCAAGGTCCATATGAATCTAGAGTAGTCATCAATTATGGCAAACAtatacttctttcctcctctactgGGCACCCTCGTAGGTCCACACAAATCCATATGAAGAAGATCAAGTGGCCTCGAGGTGCTTACTTCCTTTTTTAGCTTGAAGTAGGACCTGACTTGCTTTCCTCTTAaacatgcatcacacaccttgtgatccTTGAACCTTGACTTAGGCAGCCACGAACTAGGTCCTTCTTAACCAGCTTGTTCAGCAACGAGAAACTTGCATGTTCGAATCTTCTGTGCCACAgctcagcatcatcatcaacaacactcaAACATGTAAGATCCCCACTATTCAaggactcaaaatcagcaacGTAGATGTTTTTGAATCTTTTTGCCATTAAAACCACTTCACCAGTCACAAGATTGGTGATTGTGCAAGTCTTTGATAAGAATTCAACTTTGTTTCCTTTGTCTAGCATTTGACAAACACTCAATAGGTTGTATTTCAGGCCATTCACATAGTACACATTCTCAATCGAGTGAGTGGGTGTCTTCCCAACTCTTCCAACTCctagaatgtatccctttttgccattgccaaaggacacactcccaccttgcagggctttgagtgaaaggaaatcatcaGTGCTTCCAGTCATACGCTTAGAGCAACCACTATCCATATACCATCTTTGGCTGCTTCCTTTCACTGCTCCCTGCATAAGGAAATCAgagattagacttaggaacccaaacaagttttgGTCCCTTGTAGTGAGGAAAAGGGCAAATTAAACTTCTTCTTGTCCAAGCAGGCATCACACGTTTTTTTTATTGGAGGGACCAGGTTCCTTAGCAGTAGGTACTTTTTcaacaaaaactttatttttctattGGGACTGAAATCTAGCTTTACATGATTCTTTAAAGTGCCTAGTgttaccacagtgagtgcaaagctAGTAAGGAGATTTTTCCTTTTGGAACCCAATTCCCTACATGTTCCTCCCTTTACTTTTATATATTGCAGTGATTGTATCAGAGGACCAAGTCCACTTTAGAGATTTATCTAGGTCATTTTTAACCCTGCCTAGATCTTCCTTAAGTTGTCTATTTCTCTCAAGTTCAGCACACAGACTCAATTTCActattttgtgctcatttttgagtttaaGGTGTGCCTCACTTGCCACTTCCTTACCTTTTAAAGTGTTTCCAGAACTACTTTCTCTTTTTAATTCTTCTACTGTTACTTTTAGATCCACAACTACTACCAACAAGGcatctctctcatgctctacGTTTTTAATTTTCTCAGTTAGAGCATcattttctttctttaaataCTCAATGGTTTCTTTTAAATCAACCACTACAACTACCAAATTATCTCTCTCATGTTCTACCTCTCTTAGTTCCATAGTTAACCCATTTTTATCATTGATAAGATTATGATAAGCATCAATCAGAACATTAGCTAAGGATACAAGCTTCTTTTGGgaaaaaaacttcaaatttctttcAATGTCTagaaaatttacctcatcatTATCTTCATCCTCGTAAGATTTACCCATCGGGGAAAAGATGGAGACATATTCAGCTGCTTCACTTTCAACTACCATCATAGAGCTCTCGTCTTGTTCATCATCTCCCTCAGATTCACTCgaggagtctccccatgcagcaagagcttgtttcacaacaGTGTCAGCAACATCTTTTCTCTTGCATTTCCTGTCAAGAACCAGGTTCCTCTTGGTTGTTTTGTCTATGTTGTGCTTGTACTGATCTTGCTTGTGGAGAGGACAATCTTTGATGAAATATTCTGGCTTCCCGCATTTATGACACAAGTCATAGCCTTTTGATCTACTGGAGCTGCCCTTTTTCGGAATGCCTCCATTTCtgcgaaccattttctgaaatctcCTTGTCAAATAGGTCATGTCAGCATATTCACCACTTGAAtcattattgtcttcattgagTACGAGGTTCTTTTACTTTTTGGGTTCTCTTCTTTCAtagtccttctttttcttcatttcatatATCTTCAGATTTCCAATAAGTTCGTCAATGGTCAACTGTTGCAGATCTTTTAACTCTATGATAGCATTGACTTTGCTTTCCTAAGAACCAGGTGATATACTAAGTATTTTCCTGACAAGTTTGTTCCTTGGAATGATCTCTACTAGAGAGTGGAGCTCATTGATGATGGAGGTGAATCGAGTATGCATGTTCTAAATGGACTCATCATCCTGAAGAGTTCATACTCAATAGTGAGCATGTCGATCTTTgactgcttgacttgagttgttCCTTCATGTGCGGTTTGGAGATCCTCCCATATCTCCTTGGTAGATTGACAAGCAGAAACTTTGTTATACTCGTCTGGTCCAATACCACAAACGAGGATATTCTTTGCTCGGAAAGCTTTCTCTATATCTTTGCGGTCGGCATCATTGTACTCCTTCCTTGTCTTTAGAACTGTCATTGCTGGCTCGCCAATGGTCTTCATAGGGACGACGGGACCATCACATATGGCATCCCAAAGCTCTAAATCTTCAGCCATAataaaatcatgcatccttgtcttccaccatccgtagtattgtccattgaatcttggtggaTTCTTTCTAGGTATTAGACTTATAGAAAGAAGCtactctaataccaattgatttAAACTtagagtccaccaaactgtatagagaacctggttgTCTATCAGTTTCCACAGAACACACACACAGAGTAATAAATAAATGACACAACAttgttttacgtgaaaaacttcTAGCTCACGAGATTAAAAACTACGACCTATACTCGTAGGATTTTAACTTTACTAAccgagcaaactttagattacaacctatagTAATCTAGGAATTatcctcttaatccctcacctacttgtaataactctattacaagcctctttgtaataactctattacaaagctcatACTTTGACTAACTCTAGACAAACACAAACACAAAGTTTATGTTTTTACAAACGAtgtcctacacaatgcttctaactaagctgagtaggaattacaagtaaataaCTCTAACAAAGATACAACAATACTAAGGATATATGATAAACTCAGTATTCGGATCTGGTCCTTTCTTTTGTTGCTACTTTGTTCTTCAAGCCTTGGAGTCAATGAGAGGCGGCACCACACTTGAGAGGGAGGCGTAATGATTTAGGGTTTTCAAGTGTATATATTCCCTTGCCTCATGTTGGTAATATGTAAGAGAGGTCATTGGGATGATGTATGTAATTATCCGGTATAAGGCATGCTCCATAAAGTGACTgttgcactgttgcgtgtgcagaGAAATAGTGCATCGACTTTAACAGTTGTAGGGAATTGACGTGTACTGTCACCGGAGGAACCGATAGCCATCTGTTCCCTCTGCCGTTTCTTTGACTGATCAAGTTGGAACTTGAGCCAGACATGTGACTTGTTGTTCTTGATCACTTTTGAGGATGTGTAACAAATTCCTATCTAATTATCATATGAAATTTATTAAATCATTAAAATACAAAAGGCACATAACTTATCATGCTTCATACTCACCGCTTTCTTCTTCATCATTCAATGTTGTTTTCTCAAGAAGACAATCGCCCCATTTATCGCAATGATTCGGAAAACTCTGAAAATAGACTATCTTAACTAAATACAACTTGACCAAAAGTTATCCAAATCCAATTGGTAAGAAACAAATTGAAAGCCGAGGAATAATCCCtgttaattaataataaacaTAAATGCATGCGTACTAAGCTACAATAAACATGGATATCACGTGGAACCAGTACGGCATTGTTTATTGCCAAAGTTCCATGTGTATTACGCATTATAATGTTAATGTGACAATTGATGGCACAAACCGAGCTTCTTAAGCTAATTTGTTTTCTTTTGACAGCCCAAAGGATAAAATATGCGTTCAAGCTTGCAAGTATAATCCTTTTTTTGAAAAGTTCAACCCACATGGGTCAAAATCTGCCCGTAGAATATTTGAGACAAGATAATACTAAGGGAAGAATTCCCGAGTCGTCGTCAGTAGAGATGGCCCAAGAAGCAGCAAAATCCATAGTCGAAGAGTCGACGAGGGCCGTGGTCGAGATGTCAATAAGGGTCGGGGTCGAGCACCATTGATAGAGCTTTtgttgataccaaattttgccctcatattttttaaatagtatatatacttttaaaatatcgtTTGCGTCAATACTTAATTTACAaagagttatacaagtattttttaTAATGTTTCATAATTTgtagagctttaaaattaatttttttcttgcAATTAAATTACCTGGATATATATTAATTAccaattaaattattttgtgatgatttaACCATCCAAATCTATTATTTGCATCCACAAATATGCTTCACAAtattttcatataattatattgaCTATTCAcccaattttgcaataatagcctgtatgttatgcataattatattttttacaTTATTCGTGccaaatagtatttttatattgttataatgttaagttattttTTTTGAATCATCTTACaacttaaataatattttattatttgttaattaatttttataattttattttaatgaaATTCGTGTATTTTAAATTATAGCCCAATATTTTCGAACCAATTAAAGTCAAAAACACCTGGCCCATTCTGTTTAACCCTTCAGAATCCCAAACCAAACCACCTCTTCATCTAACCCAGTCGCGATCCGTCTCGCGATCCGCCTCGCTTCCTCtttaatcctggccgttgatcttaaatgatcaatgGCCCACGACAACCTTTGCCTTTTTCTTATAACCCTCgccccaaaccctagagacaaaTCGCTCATTCCACCGCCCCTTGAATCTCTTGAACCTTCCCCTCTTCTCTGAAACCCTAATAGCCGCCTCCCTTAACCCTCTCCGATTCCTACCCcaaaatggaatcaatccatgattcTCTTACCTTATACGTTCTGTCATCTGGTTACTTGCACGATTTTGGCATCACCTATTGCTTGCCTATTTTTGGCAAATACCAGGCCTTGGGTTTTGAACAACCGTCCTCAATCTTTAAGACTTAGGCGGtatttcgtctatatacactCACCACCGGGTTGTATGGGTCTGATTTACCAAAATCCTTGGCCAATCTTTAATTTCCGTCGAAcaagggtttgaaatttcaatttGTTTTCTTTTCTGGTTCTATTATCGACTACATGTGATTTCCTTTCCTTATTTTGTGTTTGATTAATTGTTTTCCATGTTTACTCGCTTGATTCCACCACTATATAAACCGCTCCCCTAATCCCCTTCAAGGGAATTTAATCATGGTTATTCTCTCATACTCTCATTCACTCAAGACTATTCTGAATCTATTGGTCTTgtccggctgaaagccaaggccatcagaatcttctctattaacctcccaagtgcgagcactgctcggggctcactgaaactcttgtgaactctgacgcatTAGGATTTGGGATTTTTTGCTGTTCTATTGCTGTCACTACTGAGATTCTGGGTACTCACCCTTTTTTGTTTGTTTATCTTCGCAACTGGCCAACATTCTTGACTCTCATAGCCTTCATCGTTATTCCTTTACTTACTTATGTGTGTACTCGGTATGCCAATGCTGATTCAACTTTTAGACAAACATGCCTTAAGTTTCTCTGTTATTTATGAACTTGCAGTATTATATTATTGTGTTCTTTTCTATAAATCTACTATCTCAATGATGTTCCGTACGTTCCATGACCTCTAGTATCGAACTTGAATAGTTTCAACATGCGTAGTAGACTTTCACTCTGCATATTTGATTCGAATAGTTCCTGACCCTCTTAAGTTTTACCTTACTGACCATGTTCATACTAGCCTGAATGTCATGTTCTGTGCTCACACTTATGccttaatttcatgttctgtGATAGTTATAGGTTCATACTTGTGCCTTAATGTCATGTTTGCTCAGATTCTGCTTTAAGGAATCTCTTCCTCTTGAACCCTTTAAGAATAATCTATTATTTCCTGCAAACCGATTCCTGATTCTCCTATGTTATAACACTATTTCACTATATAACCAAACTTGTTTATCTGCAATTCGTAACTCTAGTAGTCATATTCTTTGATCTGTCAATCCTGCACTCTTAGCATTTCTTCTAGGATAAATGTCAATGTGTAGTTTTCTCTCATGTGGGATCGACTGATATGAATCCTAATGTTTGCTTGTCCTGTTGATCTATAATTAACGTGTTCTTTTACCTACCATGAGTTATTTAGAGTCTTTGTGCTATAGTAATGCCCATCATGTTAGGTCTCATGTTCAACTAAGTGATATACTGTCAACTGTTCTTAACTATGCCCTTAGCCCATTGCTATGTTGTTGATGAACATACTCTCATCAGGCTCTCATGTTAAAACCTTCATGTGAAAACTGCCTCTCACTTTTTCCTGTCTATGAATTTGCTAGATTCTCATGTTAATTGTCTGAAAACCTTTGGACTAATTCTGGACTATTCTTCATTTTAAAATTCTATTTGAAGTAGTTTGTTAGCTTATGATGTTCAATCCTGTCACTTTAAAACCTAGCATGAGCCCATTTTATGTATGTCTTCTGTATTTTCCAAAGTTTCATGTGATCCTGCTTATATGT from Nicotiana tomentosiformis chromosome 11, ASM39032v3, whole genome shotgun sequence encodes:
- the LOC138901569 gene encoding uncharacterized protein, translated to MTYLTRRFQKMVRRNGGIPKKGSSSRSKGYDLCHKCGKPEYFIKDCPLHKQDQYKHNIDKTTKRNLVLDRKCKRKDVADTVVKQALAAWGDSSSESEGDDEQDESSMMVVESEAAEYVSIFSPMGKSYEDEDNDEVNFLDIERNLKFFSQKKLVSLANVLIDAYHNLINDKNGLTMELREVEHERDNLVVVVVDLKETIEYLKKENDALTEKIKNVEHERDALLVVVVDLKVTVEELKRESSSGNTLKGKEVASEAHLKLKNEHKIVKLSLCAELERNRQLKEDLGRGAVKGSSQRWYMDSGCSKRMTGSTDDFLSLKALQGGSVSFGNGKKGYILGVGRVGKTPTHSIENVYYVNGLKYNLLSVCQMLDKGNKVEFLSKTCTITNLVTGEVVLMAKRFKNIYVADFESLNSGDLTCLSVVDDDAELWHRRFEHASFSLLNKLVKKDLVRGCLSQGSRITRTKDETFRVFAAFVKQIQVKMNHNVVSIRSDHGTEFDNA
- the LOC117279670 gene encoding uncharacterized protein; translation: MAEDLELWDAICDGPVVPMKTIGEPAMTVLKTRKEYNDADRKDIEKAFRAKNILVCGIGPDEYNKVSACQSTKEIWEDLQTAHEGTTQVKQSKIDMLTIEYELFRMMSPFRTCILDSPPSSMSSTL